The Mytilus edulis chromosome 12, xbMytEdul2.2, whole genome shotgun sequence genome contains a region encoding:
- the LOC139498750 gene encoding uncharacterized protein, producing MDIRPQTYVWVVCFFFCWKFEHGTGNKMNTWQQSVLDCYRVNSALESNISVLKNYMNNHTEVNSIWVGSFEALLPWVEIRGCYNISLIRNSLNRDEHVAENSSFCQMKCMNRQYFAFSQNDETCVCFDEHDIVKTESDNASLCHECTNKGDCSSYAVVYKVFNKSISVEGYDIDCMSYSCSSQDAVPSFHETRCSQYCVSLCLPQDFNNIEQYISHCYYLSMNDTLIRTDNCSVKQDYKCTSDFPDKSTTLMTTTLSNDAYLTDNSTIKSTTILNNALDLMVGIVVSIVVILLILIVLLVVLLRRKYQKDKLSLKTAGREDRDTNEMDNYIIISDYQQLDKVKNRKTKTKPYDQLHVKHPVDSYQTDDHSNTLSSREEHTKYESIENKNKIFNNKVTLEYEVLNKTQQDKMTKAYDQLHYPHVVDTDSTNNHSTTIIESEQKHKTSTNTTSLEYEELNNAEKDKSVNVYGQLNTTNEGSFNANMSKTMISTEEHINNESIEAATAMDKHTVTLEYEQLDIAEKKEGINVYDQLHVTP from the exons GAACTGGAAATAAAATGAACACATGGCAGCAGTCAGTTTTAGATTGTTATAGGGTTAACTCTGCTTTGGAAAGCAATATAAGTGTTCTAAAAAACTACATGAACAATCATACCGAGGTGAATAGTATTTGGGTTGGCAGTTTTGAAGCCTTACTTCCTTGGGTAGAAATAAGAG GTTGTTATAATATATCACTTATACGTAACAGCTTAAACCGAGATGAACATGTTGCTGAAAATTCATCATTCTGTCAAATGAAATGCATGAACAGACAATATTTTGCTTTTAGCCAAAAC GATGAGACGTGTGTGTGTTTTGATGAACATGACATTGTCAAAACAGAAAGTGACAATGCAAGTTTATGTCATGAATGTACAAACAAAGGGGACTGCAGTTCGTATGCTGTTGTATACAAAG tttttaataaatcaataagTGTAGAGGGATATGACATTGACTGCATGTCTTACTCGTGCAGCTCTCAAGATGCAGTGCCATCATTTCACGAGACAAGATGTTCACAATATTGCGTATCTTTATGTC TTCCACAAGATTTCAACAATATTGAGCAGTACATTTCACACTGTTACTATTTATCAATGAATGATACTCTGATAAGAACGGACAACTGCAGCGTTAAACAAGATTACAAATGTACTTCAG ATTTTCCTGATAAGTCAACCACTTTGATGACAACAACACTTAGCAATGATGCTT ATTTAACTGATAATTCAACTATCAAATCAACTACAATACTAAACAATGCACTTG ACTTGATGGTTGGAATAGTTGTTTCGATAGTTGTGATACTACTAATACTAATTGTGCTTCTAGTAGTCTTGCTACGGAG GAAATATCAAAAAGACAAGTTATCATTGAAAACAGCTGGTAGGGAAGACCGTGACACAAATGAAATggacaattatataataatttcagACTATCAACAGTTAGATAAAGTTAAGAATAGAAAGACAAAAACAAAGCCTTATGATCAATTGCATGTTAAACACCCAGTAGACTCTTATCAGACTGATGACCACTCCAACACTTTGTCTTCAAGAGAGGAACATACCAAATATGAGTCAAtcgaaaacaaaaacaagatatttaATAATAAAGTTACTTTAGAGTATGAAGTGTTAAATAAGACGCAACAAGATAAAATGACGAAAGCGTATGATCAGTTGCATTATCCACATGTTGTAGACACGGACTCGACTAACAACCACTCTACCACAATTATTGAAAGTGAACAGAAACACAAAACAAGTACTAACACAACTTCTTTAGAATACGAAGAGTTAAACAATGCAGAGAAAGATAAAAGCGTAAACGTGTATGGTCAATTGAATACTACAAATGAAGGTAGCTTTAACGCAAACATGTCCAAGACAATGATTTCAACAGAAGAACATATCAATAATGAATCAATCGAAGCAGCTACTGCAATGGACAAGCATACAGTTACTTTGGAATATGAACAATTGGATATAGCAGAAAAAAAGGAAGGCATTAACGTGTACGATCAATTACATGTCACACCTTGA